The DNA sequence AGGAACGGCACCGAGACGCATTTTGAGGCGCTGGAAAGAACTTTTGCTACCAGAGTTGGTCCACGTCGAGTGATCTGCGCGTCAACCGGCTTCAGGATCTGGCCAGCTCGGCAACATCGGGTCGTGAACTGGCGCTTCCAGAAAACAGACGAGGAGTCGGAAATCCCCAGGTTCAGCCTCTGGTGACAAGAAACTTTGCTGTGATACCACAGCCTCAGCGCATTCTCAGGTAAGTTCATACCGACCGCCGAAACTCCCAGAAGGACAAGCATGCAGATTTCGTTACGTTCGCAGCTCATCGCGGGAGTCGCGGTGGTGGGCGCCAGTGCCATCGCGATCACTCCGATCACACAGCCGAATGTCATCCCCACGGTGCACGCCCCGGCTATCCAGAACGTGGCCTTCGACAATCCCTTCATCGTGTTCGGCCCGGTCCTGGAGCACACTGTCTACGACATCTCCTCACTGATCTCCGGTCCGGTCGCCGATCCGCTGCCGATCCTGCGGACGTTCGCGGTCAACCAGATCGGCAATGCCACCAACTTGCTGACCGCCGCAGGCGCGCTCGGAGTCGGGCTGGGCGCCTCATTGTGGAATGTCCCTGGTGGCGTCGTCACCGCGACCGCCGAGCTTCTCAAGGGCGACGTCCAGGGCGCCATCACAGCGCTACAGACCGCACTGATCGAACCGATCGCCGTCGAACTGACCGACTTCACGATCCCGAAGATCACCGCGGTCGTGAACCAGACCATCCAAAACCTCACAGCGCTGGTGAACGTCGTGCCGTCGCAAGTGCTGGGCATCATCAACGCCACCGTGAACGCGGTCAGCGCGACCATCCAGGCAACCATCGCCACCGGCCAGCAGTTCGCGAACAATCTCCAGACCCTGAACCTCGAGGGGATGTGGAACTCGATCATCGACGGCACCCTCGGCACCACCGGCATCCTCGACACCCTGCGCGCCACCACGATCGGTGGCGGACCGAGCAGCATCAGTTCGGCCATCGGTTCGGCGATCAACAACATCAACGTGGCCATCGGCGGGCCCGCGACTCAACTGCCGCAGCCGTCGGCAGCGCTGACCAGCTCGAAGATCCGGGCGGCCGCGGCCACGACTCCCGCGCTCACGAGCGTTTCGGCCGCCGAGAGCGCCGGGGCCGCGGGCTCGAAGGGGTCCGGCTCGTCCGACAGCGGCACAGCCGGTGATGCCGCTGGAAGCACTACCAAGTCCAGTGCGACCGGCGGCAGCCGCCGTGCAGCGAATGCCGCCACCACCGCGACCACGGCCAAGCCGGCCACGAGCGCGGCCGCGCCCAAGAAGGACACCGGGTCGTCACACTCGGCTGAATAGCCGCAGCGTTCAGGTGCCCCTCCGCTGGGAGGGGCACCTGACTTTTCGGCGGGATGAAACGTTCGGGCGAGGTTGCGACGATAGATCCCCCAGGAGGACCCACGAGGGCCCGCCGAGGGCGTCGCGCATCACTGTGAGCCTGCTTTCAGGTTTTTCACAGGTGTCACAACTGCGCTATGTTCGACCGGAGACACAGACGGAGGTTCCGTGAAGAAGCTCATCCTCGGTGCTGCCGGTGCGGTTGCGGCGGCGTCGGCAGCCGCGGCCCTCGGCATGGGATCCAGCAGCGCCGACCCCAATGCGGGCGGCACGCTCAACGTCCTCGGCGAGCCCTACTACAAGGCGGTCGCCATCTTGCACGCCCAGGGTGTCTCGACGGTATTCGGCGGTTCGGTCGGCAGCGACGTTCCGCAGGCCAAGTGCGTGGTTCAAACCCAGAAGTATCTGGCCAGCGGCAAGATGCAGTTGATGCTGAACTGCACCAAGGCCGCGCAGCCCGATCAGCCTGCCGCGACGTCAGTGGCCACCGCGCCGACCGACAGCACCCAGGACGGCGGCAGCCGCCCGACACCCGGCGCTCCCGGCGTCGTCACGGTCACCCCGACCCAGGTGGGCTAATTGCCTTGTCGGCCGTCGGCATCGGAATACCTTCGCTGGCGCTGAACTGCGCGTCCTCTTGGGTCGACAAGCCCATCGAGACCACCGTGCGCGTGAACAGCACGTCGGTCAGGTAGGCCAGCCCCACCGCCCAACGGTTGACGGCCCTGGGCATGGCGTACAGGTGATACGAACGGGTGACCAGCTTCGCGGGATACCCCGACAGGTGGATGTTGAGCGGATTGGCCACGGCGTAGTGCGGTCCCAGGTCGACCACCAAGCCCATATTGCGGTGCCGGTAGTCCTTGGGACTGCCATACCCCAGGCTCGCCGCGACATTGCGGGCCAGTACCTTTCCCTGCCGGGTCGCATGCTGCGCGGTGGGTGGAGTGATCGCGCCCGGCCGCGTCAGGTCGGGCACCGCGGCGGCATCACCGGCCGCGAAGACGTCGGAATGGCCGGGAACCTGCAGCCGCGCATCGACTTTCAGTCTGCCCTTCTCTGTCGGCAAGCCCAGCGTCTGGATCAGCGGCGCTGCGGTCACCCCCGTCACCCAGGCGACCGTTCGGGTATCCACCCGTGAATCATCGCTGAGCACAACGTGATCGGCGTGCACTTCCTTCAACGTCGCGCCTAGCCGCACGTCGATACCGCGGTCGCGCAGCACACCCATGGCAGCGGCGCCCAGCTTCGGCCCCACCTCGGGCATCACCTGCTCGGCAAGGTCGAGCAGCAGGAAACGCACCGCCCCTGCATCGAATCCGCTCTGCTGGGCTGCCGCATCCGCCAGCGCCCGCAACTGGGCGATCAACTCCGTCCCGGAATAGGAGGCGCCGACCACCACCACCGTGCGCCGCCCGGCCGCCACCGCAGGATCCTCGTCGAGCGTCGCCAGTTCGAGCTGCTCGAGGACATGGTCGCGCAGATACAGCGCTTCGGCGGTCGACTTCAACCCACGGGCGTGGGTGGCCAGTCCGGGGATGTCGAACAGCCGGGTCACCGATCCCGGCGTCAAGACCAGCCGATCCCAGCCCAGCCCGTGCCGGCGTTCCTCGGGATCGGTGTAGACCAGCGTGCGCCCAGCCAGATCGGCCTTCTCGACGCGCCCGCGGATCGCCCGTACGCCGGGCAGGGTGCCGGCCAGCGGGATCGTGACGAAGCGTGCATCGACCAGGCCGCCCGCCACATCGGGCAGCAGTGGGGTGTACAGCATGTAGTCGACCGGCGAGATGATCGTCACCTCGACGCCGGCCGTTCTGCGCCGCAGGTCGCGTGCCAGGCGCCTGGCGCATTCGAAGCCGGTGAACCCACTGCCGACGATCACCACAGAAGTCATCGAGCGCTCGGGTACCCGCGCCCCCACATCACAAACGTCGGTGACGGTTGCGCCGTGCCGGCGCCGCCGAGCAGGATGGACAGCCTTATGGCGCGATCGCTCGGTCCTACCCGCCGGGATCTTCTGCGGCCGCTGGACATGCTGTCGTCGGTGTGGGCATCGGCCGCAACGCCGGTGAGTTCGGGTGCGGCGCTGGCCTATCGGACACTGTTCGTCACGGTCAAGCGGCTGGTCGTGGGCCGCACCCTCACCGTCCGCCTGGACAGCGGCGACCTCACGCTGACCATCACCGAATTCGACTCCCGACTCGACGTGCGCCGGCTGGCGGTCGGGCAACTCAACGACGTCCGAGTCACCGCCAGTGACATCGGTTGGAAACAAAGACATTTCGATGATGCGCGACTGATCCTACGCAACGTGCACGTGCGACCCGGTGTCCCGCCGATGCTGGTGGCCGCGCCGGTGGAGATCACTGCTCAGATGTCCTCGCAGGCCCTGACCGACCTGCTGGGATCGACCTTTCCTCGGGTTACCGGGCACATCGGGGAGGACGGCGTAGCACGGCTGGCGTGGGCACGCCGGCCGGGGTTGGCGTGGATCGAAGTCGACGTCCGTGTCGAGGGCGCGACGCTGCTTGCGCACCCCCGGGCGGTCCACGTCGGCAGACGGCGCTGGCGCCTGCCGATGCGGGTTCCGGCCTACCCGGTGGTCTTACCGGATCTGGGCAGCGGACTGATGCTGACCGACCTGCACCTCGGCTCCGGCACGGTAACTCTGTCCGGCAGCATGCCCGAGTGGCGCGCGGAGGTACCCCGAGCCCGAGTTGAAGATGTCCTCAACCAGCTCGGGGCGGTCGGCCGACCGGTGAATCTGTCCCGGCGGTGCCGCGATTGACCGCCGTTCGAGGCGCCGGATCGCCAGCACCACGGTGGCCGCCAGCGCCCACCCGAGGAGGATGTCGACGACGTAATGCTCGGCGGAATACACCAGCGCGAAAGCCATGATCAGCACGTAGGCCGCCAGGACGGGCCGCCACCAGCGGCTGACTCGGCCCCACAGGAACGCCGCGATCATGACGGAGAGGCCGGCGTGCAGGGATGGGATGGCGGCGACCAGATTCACGCTGGCCTGCCCCTCGTCGAGGAGCGCTCGGGCCACATCGAGGTGCAGGGTGTTGAATCCGCGGGTCGAAATCCGTTCCACCCAGTCCCGCGCCCCGTCGTGCGTTGCGCCGACCCGTCCCAGCAGACCGCCATCGGCGGCGGGACCGGGCCGGAACATGCACGGCGGAGCCGATGGCCCGCCGGACACCTCGGTCGACTGACAACGTGCCGCCGCCCAGGGCGGCGCCGCGGGTACCAGGGCATAGATCGCGAGCGCGGCGAACGACAGCATCACGAACCGTCGCACGAAGGCTTTCCACACGTCGCGGTCGCGCAGCCACAATGCGCCGGCCACCACGTACGGCAGGATGAAGAACGACATGTAGACCGTGCTGACCACCACTTCCCACCACGGCGGAGCGGGCATCTTCAGGTGTTCCTGCAGCCACACCGTCGGTACCGCACCGAAGAACATCCGCCGATCCACCTCGGGCTGCCAGGCCCACTGGGTGGGCGTGCCGATGAGATCGGCCGCTCCCCTGCTCACGTCGTAGACCACCAGGACCACCGCGAAGGGCAACCAGTCCCGGATCACCATGAGGATCCGGCGCCGCCCGATGCTCGCCGCCAGCAGACCGGTGCAGACGTAGAGCAGGATCAGCTCTCGGTTGAACGCCAGACCTGTTGTCGCAGTGCGAAAGACGACTGCCACAACCCAGACCGCGATAGCCAGACGGCGAAGCACCATCAGCCGACGGTCTCGAAGATCAGCGATCTGGGTGGCGATCATCAGGTACCAGCTAAGCGGGTCACCGCCCTCGATTACCCGGATTCGCGAAACTCGCCGTTTGCCGGAGCTCACCGGTCCCGGTGCGTGACGTCAGTTGCCATCCCAGGCCGAAGCCACCGCCTCGGCGACGTCGATGACCTTCGCCTGCTGGGTTCCCGGGCTGTCGATCTCGTCGGCGACGTAGGCCGCGACGAAACGCCGGATCTCGGTGTCGACGCCGGCCACCAGGCGCAGGATCTCCCCGCGAACCGACGTGGAAGTGACATGCACGGCGATGTCGGACGGCCTGGGCTTGGCGACGTCGATGACGAGCAACAGCGGTTCGGCGGCTCTGGCGGTCGCGCGCAGCGCGATATCGCCGTCGACGGTGAACCGCTGCTTGTCCACCCGCAGATCGACGACCAGTTCGATGACCAATGGGATGCGAATGCCGAAGGTGATGGTGTCACCGACATTGCGCCGCACGATCGGCTGCTGGATGCGCACCTTTGCCGAGACCTTGGCCAGTCCGGCCGGCCCTTGCGCCATCGGGCCCATCTCGAACTCGCCACCGGCGATCTCGGCAAGTGCGGCTGCCACCCGTTCCTCGGTCACCGCGACATCGAAGAATCGGCGGCCGAATTCCTCGTAGGTGACGAAGTTGTGGGTGTGCATAGGGCTCTACGTTCTCACGCCCGATGTCGATGCAAGAACGCGGACCGGTAACAGTTCGGTCGTCGTCGCTGCGCCCCGGTCAGGCCTTGATCGCGTGCCAGGTCAGATCGGCGATGGACTGCCAGTACGCGTCCTCGATCGGTTCGCAGGTGTAGAGCGCGCGGATGTTCAGCGGAGCGATGATCAGCTGCATCGCGGCCAGCGGGTCCACGCCCACGCGCAATTCACCACGATCGGCCGCACGATCGGTGATCACCCGGGTCGCGTTGAACCGCTGCTTCCAGAGCTCCATGCGGGTGTCATCGGTGAAGGCGGCCCGGTCGTCGACCACCATCGCCCGCATCAGACTGCGGCCGAGCTCGGTGTTCACCTGACGGACCACAGCCGCGGCCAGTGCCTGCAAGTCGGTGCGCAACGATCCCGTGTCGGGTGGATCGAGCAGTTCCTCGCTCCAGCTGAGCAATGCGTCCAGCGCCAGCCGGCGTCCGCCTTGCCAGTATCGCGCCACCACACTCTCGTCGATCCCGTGCCGGGCGCACATCGTGGCGACGCTGAACCGCTCCAGCCCCCACCGGGTCAGCTCGTCGAAGCTGGCGGCGAGCACCCGGATCCGGAGTGCCTCCGGCACATCCGGATCCACGAATTCTGACCGCATAGGTTCACGCTCCCGCCCCGTCTGCTATACAACCACGTACCCTGATACCCCGTACCGAATTCACCGAAACGGCTGTCGCGCTAGGTAATCCACCCAAGGATCCAACGGGCAAGGCCGGGCGGGTTCAGAGTTCCAGCAGTACCGTGACGGGCCCGTCGTTGATCAGCTCCACCTGCATGTCCGCACCGAATCGCCCGGTCTGCACCTCGGCGCCCAGCGTCCGCAACCCGGCGACAAACGCGTCCACCAGCGGTTGGGCCACCGAACCCGGGGCCGCGGCATTCCAGGTCGGCCTGCGTCCCTTGGCGGTGTTGGCGTACAAGGTGAACTGGCTGATCGCCAAGACCGGCGCACCCACGTCGGCGGCGGCCTTCTCTTCGTCCAGAATCCTTAATTTCCAGAGCTTCTCAGCCATCCGCACGGCGATGTCCACGGTGTCTGTGTGGGTGACGCCTACCAACGCCAGCAGACCCTGACCGGCCGGCCGGATCGCGCCGACCACCTCACCGTCCACCGACACCGACGCCGACGTGACCCGCTGCACCAGCACCCGCATGGGCGCCGATGCTAATCCCTACTCCGAATCGGCTGGCGCGTAGCCCAGGATGGCTTTGGTCTCGAGGAAGTCAGCGAAACCCTCTTCGCCCCATTCGCGGCCGTTACCACTGGTCTTGTAGCCGCCGAACGGCGCCGTGATGTCGAAGGCGTGGTTGATGCTCACCGCACCGGCGCGGATCCGCCTGGCCAGCGCGCGCGCCTGCTGCAAGTCCGCACCCGAGACATACCCGTAGAGGCCGTAGTCGGTGTCGTTGCCGATCTCGACGGCCTGGTCGAGATCGTCGTAACCAAGGATGCACAGCACCGGCCCGAAGATCTCCTCTCGGGCGATGGTCATGTCGTTGTCGACGTCGGCGAACACCGTCGGGCGCACGTAGTAACCGGTGGTCAGCCCCTCCGGTCGGCCGGGGCCACCGGCGACCACCGTCGCACCTTCGGCGATGCCCTTCTCGATCAGCCCCTGCACCTTGTCGAATTGCACGCGGGAGGCAACGGGCCCGATGGCCGAGCTGTCCGCCAGGTCGCCGACCTTGACCGCCTCAGCGGTCGCCTTGGCGACGGCCAGAGCTTCGTCCATCCGGGTGTTGGGCACCAGCATCCGCGACGGCGCGTTACAGCTCTGCCCGGAGTTCATCATCATCACCGCGACACCGGCGGCCACGCTCTGCGCGAATGCCTCGTCGTCGAGCACGATGTTCGGGCTCTTGCCACCCAGTTCCTGACTGACCCGCTTCACGGTCGGTGCGGCATTGCGGGCCACCTCGATGCCGGCCCTCGTCGAGCCCGTGAACGACACCATGTCGATGCCGGGGTGGGTGGACAGCGCAGCACCCACGCCCGGACCGTCGCCGAAGACCATGTTGTAGACACCCGCGGGAACCCCTGCGGCATCGAGGATCTCGGTGAATATCTGGCCGGAAAACGGCGCCACCTCGGATGGCTTGAGCACCATGGTGCACCCGGCGGCGAGCGCCGGGAACACCTTGCAAGCGATCTGGTTGATCGGCCAGTTCCACGGCGTGATCAACCCACACACCCCGACCGGTTCCTTGACCACCACGGTCTGACCACGCGGCTGCTCGAAGCTGAAGTTCTTCAGGACGTCGATCGCGGTGGACAGATGACCCAGGCCCATCATCACCTGCGGGCCCTTGGCCAGTGCCGGCGGGGCGCCCATCTCTTCGTGGACCGCTTCGGCGAGGTCGGCGACACGCTTCTGATACTGCTCGAGGATCGCCGCAAGCACATCGAGTCGTTCTTCCTTGGAGCTGATCGACCAGGCGGCCAAGGCGTTGCGGGCCGCTTCGACCGCCGTGTCCACATCGACACTGGAACCCAGCGCGATCCGTCCGCCGGCCTGTTCGGTGGTG is a window from the Mycolicibacterium anyangense genome containing:
- a CDS encoding phosphatase PAP2 family protein codes for the protein MIATQIADLRDRRLMVLRRLAIAVWVVAVVFRTATTGLAFNRELILLYVCTGLLAASIGRRRILMVIRDWLPFAVVLVVYDVSRGAADLIGTPTQWAWQPEVDRRMFFGAVPTVWLQEHLKMPAPPWWEVVVSTVYMSFFILPYVVAGALWLRDRDVWKAFVRRFVMLSFAALAIYALVPAAPPWAAARCQSTEVSGGPSAPPCMFRPGPAADGGLLGRVGATHDGARDWVERISTRGFNTLHLDVARALLDEGQASVNLVAAIPSLHAGLSVMIAAFLWGRVSRWWRPVLAAYVLIMAFALVYSAEHYVVDILLGWALAATVVLAIRRLERRSIAAPPGQIHRSADRPELVEDIFNSGSGYLRAPLGHAAGQSYRAGAEVQVGQHQSAAQIR
- a CDS encoding TetR-like C-terminal domain-containing protein codes for the protein MRSEFVDPDVPEALRIRVLAASFDELTRWGLERFSVATMCARHGIDESVVARYWQGGRRLALDALLSWSEELLDPPDTGSLRTDLQALAAAVVRQVNTELGRSLMRAMVVDDRAAFTDDTRMELWKQRFNATRVITDRAADRGELRVGVDPLAAMQLIIAPLNIRALYTCEPIEDAYWQSIADLTWHAIKA
- the dtd gene encoding D-aminoacyl-tRNA deacylase, with protein sequence MRVLVQRVTSASVSVDGEVVGAIRPAGQGLLALVGVTHTDTVDIAVRMAEKLWKLRILDEEKAAADVGAPVLAISQFTLYANTAKGRRPTWNAAAPGSVAQPLVDAFVAGLRTLGAEVQTGRFGADMQVELINDGPVTVLLEL
- a CDS encoding NAD(P)/FAD-dependent oxidoreductase; this translates as MTSVVIVGSGFTGFECARRLARDLRRRTAGVEVTIISPVDYMLYTPLLPDVAGGLVDARFVTIPLAGTLPGVRAIRGRVEKADLAGRTLVYTDPEERRHGLGWDRLVLTPGSVTRLFDIPGLATHARGLKSTAEALYLRDHVLEQLELATLDEDPAVAAGRRTVVVVGASYSGTELIAQLRALADAAAQQSGFDAGAVRFLLLDLAEQVMPEVGPKLGAAAMGVLRDRGIDVRLGATLKEVHADHVVLSDDSRVDTRTVAWVTGVTAAPLIQTLGLPTEKGRLKVDARLQVPGHSDVFAAGDAAAVPDLTRPGAITPPTAQHATRQGKVLARNVAASLGYGSPKDYRHRNMGLVVDLGPHYAVANPLNIHLSGYPAKLVTRSYHLYAMPRAVNRWAVGLAYLTDVLFTRTVVSMGLSTQEDAQFSASEGIPMPTADKAISPPGSG
- a CDS encoding aldehyde dehydrogenase family protein, giving the protein MRDYLKFYIDGRWVDPAELRTLDVDNPTTEQAGGRIALGSSVDVDTAVEAARNALAAWSISSKEERLDVLAAILEQYQKRVADLAEAVHEEMGAPPALAKGPQVMMGLGHLSTAIDVLKNFSFEQPRGQTVVVKEPVGVCGLITPWNWPINQIACKVFPALAAGCTMVLKPSEVAPFSGQIFTEILDAAGVPAGVYNMVFGDGPGVGAALSTHPGIDMVSFTGSTRAGIEVARNAAPTVKRVSQELGGKSPNIVLDDEAFAQSVAAGVAVMMMNSGQSCNAPSRMLVPNTRMDEALAVAKATAEAVKVGDLADSSAIGPVASRVQFDKVQGLIEKGIAEGATVVAGGPGRPEGLTTGYYVRPTVFADVDNDMTIAREEIFGPVLCILGYDDLDQAVEIGNDTDYGLYGYVSGADLQQARALARRIRAGAVSINHAFDITAPFGGYKTSGNGREWGEEGFADFLETKAILGYAPADSE